The following coding sequences are from one Clarias gariepinus isolate MV-2021 ecotype Netherlands chromosome 19, CGAR_prim_01v2, whole genome shotgun sequence window:
- the sptan1 gene encoding spectrin alpha chain, non-erythrocytic 1 isoform X3, which translates to MDTSGLKVLETADDIQERRQQVLDRYRRFKELSSVRRQKLEDSYRFQFFRRDADELEKWIQEKLQIASDENYKDPSNLQGKLQKHQAFEAEVQANSGAIVKLDETGNLMISESHFSSETIRSRLEELHRLWDLLLQKTKEKGVRLLQAQKLVQYLRECEDALDWITDKEAIVTSEELGQDLEHVEVLQKKFEEFQTDLAAHEERVNEVNQAAAKLTQENHPEVELIKKKQEEVNTAWQRLKGLAQQRQGKLFGAAEVQRFNRDVDETISWIKEKEQLMASDDFGRDLASVQALLRKHEGLERDLAALEDKVNTLGGEAERLQQTHPQNATQIQLKRDELITNWEQIRTLAAERHAHLNDSYRLQRFTADFRDLTSWVTEMKALINADELANDVAGAEALLDRHQEHKGEIDAHEDSFKSTTEAGEALLNTGHYASEDVKEKLGILAEEKESLLELWELRRQQYEQCMDLQLFYRDTEQVDNWMSKQEAFLLNEDLGDSLDSVEALLKKHEDFEKSLSAQEEKITALDEFATKLIQNNHYAKEDVATRRDALLSRRNALHDRAQSRRAALEDSFHLQQFFRDSDELKSWINEKMKTATDEAYKDPSNLQGKVQKHQAFEAELSANQSRIDALQKSGQELVDRKHYASAEVATRMDEVSSQWKKLLEATELKGIKLREANQQQQFNRNVEDIELWLYEMEGHLASDDYGKDLTSVQNLQKKHALLEADVAAHQDRIDGITIQARQFQEAGHFDADNIRKKQEALVARYEALKEPMAARKQKLSDSLRLQQLFRDVEDEETWIREKEPIASSTNRGKDLIGVQNLLKKHQALQAEITGHEPRIKAVTQKGEAMVDEGHFAGEDVKAKLAELHGRWETLKGKAAQRRQDLEDSLQAQQYFADANEAESWMREKEPIVGSTDYGKDEDSAEALLKKHEALTSDLSAYGSSIQSLKEQAQACRQQVAPTDDETGKELVLALYDYQEKSPREVTMKKGDILTLLNSTNKDWWKVEVNDRQGFVPAAYVKKLDPTQSSSRENLLDEQGSIALRQEQIENQNVATKEACSVSVRMKQVEELYGTLLELGEKRKDMLEKSCKKFMLFREANELQQWINEKEGALTNEEVGSDLEQVEVLQKKFDDFQKDLKANESRLRDINKVASELESEGLMAEEAPMVQAQQQEMLGSAPGKDEADSKSASPWKSIRVAVQTTANFNTIKELNNRWRMLQQLAEDRSNMLGSAHEVQRFHRDADETKEWIEEKNQALNTDNYGHDLASVQALQRKHEGFERDLAALGDKVNSLGETAERLIQSHPEAVDDIQEKCTELNTAWSSLVGRADQRKDKLGNSHDLQRFLSDFRDLMSWINGIRGLVSSEELAKDVTGAEALLERHQEHRTEIDARAGTFQAFEQFGQQLLARGHYASPEIQQKLEALDREREDLEKAWVQRRMMLDQCLELQLFNRDCEQAENWMAAREAFLATDEKGDSLDSVEALIKKHEDFDKAINVQEEKIAALQSFADQLISADHYAKPDIFNRRNEVLDRWRRLKAQMIEKRSKLGESQTLQQFSRDVDEIEAWISEKLQTATDESYKDPTNIQLSKLLSKHQKHQAFEAELHANADRIRGVIDTGNALIQRGACAGSEDAVKSRLVALDEQWNFLVNKSAEKSQKLKEANKQQNFNTGIKDFDFWLSEVEALLASEDYGKDLASVNNLLKKHQLLEADISAHEDRLKDLNGQADSLMASNAFDTSQVKDKRDAVNGRFTKIKSMAAGRRAKLNESHRLHQFFRDLDDEESWIKEKKLLVSSVDYGRDLTGVQNLRKKHKRLEAELGAHEPAIQSVLDTGRKLSDDNTIGQDEIQQRLAQFVEHWKDLKDLAAARGQRLEESLEYQQFVANVEEEEAWINEKLNLVGSEDYGDTLAAVQGLLKKHEAFETDFTVHRDRVNDVCANGDELIKKENHHVDNITAKMKSLRDKVSELERAAAQRKAKLDENSAFLQFNWKADVVESWIGEKENSLKTDDYGRDLSSVQTLLTKQETFDAGLQAFQQEGITNITALKDQLLAAKHVQSKAIEARHATLMKRWNQLLATSAARKKKLLEAQEHFRKVEDLFLTFAKKASAFNSWFENAEEDLTDPVRCNSLEEIKALREAHDAFRSSLSSAEADFNQLAELDRQIKSYQVVSNPYTWFTMEALEETWRNLQKIIKERELELQKEQRRQEENDKLRQEFAQHANAFHQWLQETRSCMVEESGTLESQLEATKRKHQEIRAMRSQLKKIEDLGAAMEEALILDNKYTEHSTVGLAQQWDQLDQLGMRMQHNLEQQIQARNTTGVTEEALKEFSMMFKHFDKEKSGRLNHQEFKSCLRSLGYDLPMVEEGEPDPEFESILDTVDPNRDGNVSLQEYMAFMISRETENVKSSEEIESAFRALSAENKPYVTKEELYQNLTKEQADYCISHMKPYLDSKGRELPSAFDFVEFTRSLFVN; encoded by the exons ATGGATACCAGTGGCCTAAAAGTTCTCGAGACGGCCGATGACATCCAGGAGCGTCGTCAGCAGGTCCTAGACCGTTACCGGCGCTTTAAGGAGCTGTCCTCCGTGCGCAGGCAGAAACTAGAGGACTCCTACCGCTTCCAGTTCTTCCGCCGTGATGCCGACGAGCTGGAGAAATGGATCCAGGAGAAGCTGCAGATTGCCTCAGATGAGAACTACAAGGACCCCAGCAACCTTCAG GGAAAGCTCCAGAAACACCAGGCCTTTGAAGCGGAGGTTCAGGCCAACTCTGGCGCAATTGTCAAACTGGACGAAACTGGCAACCTCATGATCTCCGAAAGCCACTTTTCCTCCGAGACCATCCGG AGTCGCTTAGAGGAGCTTCACCGGCTGTGGGATCTGCTGCTGCAGAAGACGAAGGAGAAAGGTGTGCGTCTGCTTCAGGCCCAGAAACTGGTGCAGTACCTGAGGGAGTGTGAGGATGCCCTGGACTGGATCACTGACAAg GAAGCCATTGTGACATCTGAGGAGCTGGGTCAGGACTTGGAGCATGTTGAAGTTCTACAGAAGAAGTTTGAGGAGTTCCAGACAGACCTGGCAGCCCACGAGGAGCGTGTGAATGAGGTGAACCAGGCCGCAGCTAAACTGACGCAGGAGAACCACCCAGAGGTCGAGCTGATCAAGAAGAAGCAGGAAGAGGTGAACACAGCATGGCAGAGGCTGAAGGGTCTGGCCCAGCAGAGACAGGGCAAACTGTTCGGGGCCGCTGAGGTGCAGCGTTTCAACCG gGATGTGGATGAAACCATCAGCTGGATCAAAGAGAAAGAGCAGCTTATGGCCTCTGATGATTTTGGACGCGACCTGGCCAGTGTTCAGGCTCTCCTGCGCAAACACGAGGGGCTCGAAAGGGACCTGGCTGCCTTGGAGGATAAG gtgAACACTTTGGGTGGTGAAGCTGAGCGCCTGCAGCAGACTCATCCCCAGAACGCCACTCAGATCCAGCTCAAGAGAGACGAGCTCATTACAAACTGGGAGCagatccgcactctggctgctGAGCGCCATGCCCACCTCAATGATTCTTACAG GCTTCAGCGTTTCACTGCAGATTTTCGTGACCTCACCAGCTGGGTGACGGAGATGAAGGCTCTGATCAACGCTGACGAACTGGCCAACGACGTCGCTGGGGCCGAAGCGCTGCTCGACCGACATCAGGAACACAAG GGCGAGATCGATGCCCATGAGGACAGCTTTAAATCCACAACTGAAGCAGGAGAGGCTCTTCTGAACACTGGACACTATGCCTCAGAGGATGTTAAGGAGAAG CTGGGTATTCTAGCAGAGGAGAAGGAGTCCTTGCTGGAGCTGTGGGAGCTGCGCAGACAGCAGTACGAGCAGTGCATGGATCTACAGCTCTTCTACAGGGACACTGAGCAGGTCGACAACTGGATGAGCAAGCAGGAG GCTTTCCTCCTGAATGAGGACCTGGGTGACTCTCTGGACAGTGTGGAGGCCCTGCTGAAAAAACATGAGGACTTTGAGAAATCTCTAAGTGCCCAAGAGGAGAAGATCACT GCTCTGGATGAATTCGCCACCAAGCTGATCCAGAACAATCACTACGCCAAGGAGGATGTGGCCACGCGCAGAGATGCA TTGCTGAGCAGACGTAACGCTCTGCACGATCGCGCTCAGTCCCGCCGTGCTGCCCTGGAGGACTCCTTCCACCTGCAGCAGTTTTTCCGTGACTCTGATGAGCTCAAGAGCTGGATCAATGAGAAAATGAAGACCGCCACGGATGAGGCCTACAAG gaccCCTCCAACCTGCAGGGTAAAGTACAGAAGCACCAGGCCTTCGAAGCAGAACTTTCTGCCAACCAGAGCCGTATTGACGCTCTGCAGAAGTCGGGTCAGGAGCTGGTTGATAGGAAACACTACGCCTCTGCCGAGGTGGCCACTCGCATGGACGAGGTCAGCTCTCAGTGGAAGAAACTTTTGGAAGCAACCGAGCTAAAAG GCATTAAGCTGCGTGAAGCCAACCAGCAGCAGCAGTTTAACCGTAACGTGGAGGACATTGAGCTGTGGCTCTACGAAATGGAGGGACACCTGGCCTCTGATGACTACGGCAAAGACCTGACCAGTGTGCAGAACCTGCAGAAGAAGCACGCTTTACTCGAGGCTGACGTGGCTGCACACCAG GACCGCATCGATGGCATCACCATCCAGGCTCGGCAGTTCCAAGAAGCCGGACACTTTGACGCCGACAACATCCGTAAGAAGCAGGAGGCTCTGGTTGCACGCTACGAGGCTCTGAAGGAGCCCATGGCCGCGCGAAAGCAGAAGCTCTCCGACTCTCTTCGGCTGCAGCAGCTGTTCCGTGACGTGGAGGACGAGGAGACATGGATCAGAGAGAAGGAACCCATCGCCTCCTCTACCAACCGGG GGAAAGACCTGATCGGTGTGCAGAACCTGCTGAAGAAGCACCAGGCCCTGCAGGCAGAGATCACCGGGCACGAGCCCCGGATCAAGGCTGTTACACAAAAGGGAGAGGCCATGGTCGATGAAG GACACTTCGCCGGTGAGGATGTGAAGGCTAAGCTGGCGGAGCTGCACGGCCGCTGGGAGACTCTGAAAGGGAAGGCAGCTCAGCGCAGGCAGGATCTGGAGGACTCACTGCAGGCTCAGCAGTACTTCGCTGATGCCAATGAGGCCGAATCCTGGATGAGGGAGAAGGAGCCCATCGTAGGCAGCACTGACTACGGCAAGGACGAGGACTCAGCCGAG GCCCTGCTGAAGAAACATGAGGCACTGACGTCAGATCTGAGTGCTTATGGAAGCAGCATCCAGTCCCTGAAGGAACAGGCTCAGGCCTGCAGG CAACAAGTTGCTCCTACTGATGATGAGACCGGTAAAGAGTTGGTGCTTGCCCTCTATGACTACCAGGAGAAGAGTCCCCGTGAAGTCACCATGAAGAAAGGAGACATCCTTACCCTGCTCAATAGCACCAATAAG GATTGGTGGAAAGTGGAGGTGAACGACAGACAGGGCTTTGTGCCGGCAGCATACGTTAAAAAGCTGGACCCGACTCAGTCATCCTCCCGCGAGAACCTGCTGGACGAGCAGGGCAGCATCGCGCTGCGCCAGGAGCAGATCGAAAACCA GAATGTGGCCACCAAGGAAGCGTGCAGTGTGTCTGTGCGCATGAAGCAGGTGGAGGAACT GTACGGTACCCTGCTGGAGCTGGGCGAGAAGCGGAAGGACATGCTGGAGAAGAGCTGCAAGAAGTTTATGCTGTTCCGTGAGGCCAACGAGCTTCAACAGTGGATCAACGAGAAGGAGGGAGCACTGACCAACGAGGAGGTGGGGTCTGACCTGGAACAAGTGGAGGTGCTGCAGAAGAAGTTCGATGATTTCCAGAAG GATCTGAAGGCAAACGAGTCTCGTCTGAGGGACATCAACAAGGTGGCGTCCGAGCTGGAGTCGGAGGGATTGATGGCTGAGGAGGCTCCCATGGTGCAAGCTCAG CAACAAGAGATGTTGGGTTCAGCTCCTGGCAAG gatgaaGCTGACTCTAAAAGTGCTTCTCCGTGGAAG TCTATTCGCGTGGCTGTCCAAACGACGGCTAACTTTAATACTATCAAG GAGCTGAATAACCGCTGGAGAATGCTGCAGCAGCTGGCAGAGGACAGAAGCAACATGCTGGGAAGTGCCCACGAAGTGCAGAGGTTCCACAG GGATGCTGATGAGACCAAAGAATGGATTGAGGAGAAGAATCAGGCCCTAAACACTGACAACTATGGTCATGACCTGGCCAGCGTTCAGGCCCTGCAACGCAAACACGAAGGCTTTGAAAGAGACCTGGCTGCTCTGGGAGACAAG GTGAACTCTCTGGGTGAGACAGCCGAGCGTCTGATTCAGTCCCATCCTGAGGCCGTGGATGATATTCAGGAGAAATGCACTGAGCTGAACACGGCCTGGAGCAGCCTGGTGGGACGCGCTGATCAGCGCAAGGACAAACTTGGCAACTCGCACGACCTGCAGCGCTTCCTCAGTGACTTCAG GGATCTGATGTCCTGGATCAACGGTATCCGTGGACTGGTATCTTCTGAAGAGCTCGCCAAGGATGTGACCGGAGCCGAAGCACTGCTGGAGAGACACCAG GAGCACAGGACTGAGATTGATGCACGTGCTGGAACCTTCCAGGCCTTTGAGCAGTTTGGGCAGCAGCTGCTGGCACGTGGTCACTACGCCAGTCCTGAGATTCAGCAGAAACTGGAGGCTTTGGACCGCGAAAGGGAGGATTTGGAGAAGGCCTGGGTGCAGCGCAGGATGATGCTGGATCAGTGTCTGGAGCTGCAG CTCTTTAACCGTGACTGTGAGCAGGCTGAGAACTGGATGGCAGCGAGAGAAGCTTTCCTGGCCACTGACGAAAAAGGCGACTCCCTCGACAGTGTGGAGGCTCTCATTAAGAAGCACGAGGACTTTGACAAAGCCATCAACGTGCAG GAGGAGAAGATCGCCGCACTGCAGTCCTTCGCAGACCAGCTCATTTCTGCCGATCATTATGCCAAACCTGACATCTTTAACCGTCGCAACGAAGTCTTGGACAG GTGGCGCCGGCTGAAGGCTCAGATGATCGAGAAACGCTCCAAGCTGGGTGAGTCTCAGACCCTGCAGCAGTTCAGCAGAGATGTGGACGAGATTGAAGCCTGGATCAGTGAGAAACTGCAGACGGCCACTGATGAATCCTATAAAGACCCAACTAACATCCAG CTGTCCAAACTACTG AGCAAGCACCAGAAACACCAGGCGTTTGAGGCAGAGCTTCACGCCAACGCTGACCGTATCCGTGGTGTCATCGATACAGGAAATGCCCTCATCCAGCGGGGTGCATGTGCAGGAAGTGAGGACGCTGTCAAG tcTCGTTTGGTGGCTCTGGATGAACAGTGGAATTTCCTGGTGAATAAATCAGCTGAGAAAAGTCAGAAATTAAAGGAGGCCAACAAGCAGCAGAACTTCAATACCGGCATCAAGGACTTTGACTTCTGGCTGTCGGAG GTCGAAGCTCTCCTCGCCTCTGAGGATTATGGGAAGGATCTGGCCTCGGTCAACAACCTGCTGAAGAAGCACCAGCTTCTGGAGGCTGACATCTCTGCACATGAG GATCGTCTGAAGGACCTCAATGGCCAGGCTGACAGCCTGATGGCCAGCAATGCTTTCGACACCTCTCAGGTCAAAGATAAACGCGATGCCGTGAATGGACGATTCACTAAAATCAAGAGCATGGCTGCTGGACGCCGAGCCAAGTTGAATGAGTCGCATCGTCTGCACCAGTTCTTCAGAGACCTAGACGATGAAGAATCTTGGATCAA GGAAAAGAAGTTGTTGGTGAGTTCGGTGGATTATGGACGTGATTTGACAGGAGTACAGAACCTGAGGAAGAAGCACAAGAGACTGGAAGCTGAGCTGGGAGCTCACGAGCCAGCTATTCAG TCTGTGCTCGACACGGGGAGGAAGCTGTCTGATGATAACACCATCGGGCAGGACGAGATCCAGCAGAGGCTGGCGCAGTTTGTCGAGCACTGGAAGGACCTGAAGGATTTGGCCGCTGCCAG GGGGCAGAGGCTGGAGGAATCGCTGGAGTATCAGCAGTTTGTGGCTAATGTCGAGGAAGAAGAAGCCTGGATTAATGAAAAGTTGAACCTGGTTGGAAGTGAGGACTACGGTGACACGCTGGCAGCTGTGCAG GGCCTGCTGAAGAAGCACGAGGCGTTTGAGACGGACTTCACCGTCCACAGGGACAGAGTGAACGACGTGTGTGCTAACGGAGACGAGCTCATCAAGAAG GAGAACCACCACGTGGACAACATCACGGCCAAGATGAAGTCGCTGAGAGACAAAGTGTCTGAGCTGGAGAGAGCCGCCGCGCAGAGGAAGGCCAAGCTGGACGAGAACTCCGCCTTCCTGCAGTTTAACTGGAAGGCCGACGTGGTGGAATCATGGATCG GTGAAAAAGAGAACAGCCTGAAGACAGATGATTATGGACGCGACCTGTCATCAGTTCAGACGCTGCTCACTAAGCAG GAAACATTCGACGCTGGACTTCAGGCGTTCCAGCAGGAGGGCATCACCAACATCACGGCGCTGAAGGATCAACTCCTGGCAGCCAAACACGTGCAGTCCAAAGCCATCGAGGCTCGTCACGCTACACTGATGAAACGCTGGAACCAGCTGCTTGCCACATCTGCAGCCCGCAAGAAGAAGCTGCTGGAGGCTCAGGAACACTTTAGaaag GTGGAGGATCTGTTCCTGACCTTCGCTAAGAAAGCATCCGCCTTTAACAGCTGGTTTGAGAACGCTGAGGAGGATCTGACCGACCCTGTAAGATGTAACTCTCTGGAGGAGATCAAGGCTCTGCGCGAGGCCCACGACGCCTTCCGCTCGTCCCTGAGCTCCGCCGAGGCCGACTTCAACCAGCTGGCCGAGCTCGACCGGCAGATCAAGAGCTACCAGGTGGTGTCCAACCCCTACACCTGGTTCACTATGGAGGCTCTGGAGGAGACCTGGAGGAACCTGCAGAAGATTATCAAG GAGCGTGAACTGGAGTTGCAGAAGGAGCAGAGGAGGCAGGAGGAGAATGACAAGCTGAGACAGGAGTTTGCTCAACATGCTAACGCCTTCCACCAGTGGCTACAGGAGACCAG GTCCTGTATGGTGGAAGAGTCTGGAACTCTGGAATCTCAGCTAGAGGCCACAAAG cGTAAGCACCAAGAGATCCGTGCTATGCGCAGCCAGCTGAAGAAGATTGAGGATCTGGGTGCGGCCATGGAGGAGGCCCTGATTCTGGACAACAAGTACACGGAGCACAGCACGGTAGGCCTGGCGCAGCAATGGGATCAGCTGGACCAGCTGGGCATGAGGATGCAGCACAACCTGGAGCAGCAAATACAAGCCAG AAACACGACAGGAGTCACAGAGGAGGCGCTCAAGGAGTTCAGCATGATGTTCAA ACACTTCGACAAAGAGAAATCTGGTCGTCTGAATCACCAGGAGTTCAAATCCTGCCTGCGCTCGCTGGGCTACGACCTGCCCATGGTGGAGGAAGGAGAACCAGACCCAGAGTTTGAGTCCATCCTGGACACAGTGGATCCCAACAG GGACGGCAATGTGTCCTTGCAGGAGTATATGGCGTTCATGATCAGCCGCGAAACAGAGAACGTCAAATCTAGTGAGGAGATCGAGAGTGCTTTCCGTGCTCTCAGTGCTGAGAACAAACCGTACGTCACCAAGGAGGAGCTCTACCAG AACCTAACCAAGGAACAGGCTGATTATTGCATCTCACACATGAAACCATATTTAGACAGTAAAGGTCGTGAGCTCCCATCCGCGTTCGACTTTGTGGAGTTTACGCGCTCGCTTTTCGTCAACTGA